In Molothrus aeneus isolate 106 unplaced genomic scaffold, BPBGC_Maene_1.0 scaffold_34, whole genome shotgun sequence, a single window of DNA contains:
- the LOC136570505 gene encoding olfactory receptor 14J1-like, with protein MSNSSSIRHFLLLALADTRQLQLLHFCLLLGISLAALLGNGLIISAIACGHHLHMPMFFFLLNLALSDLGSICTTVPKAMHNSLWHTSTISYSACAAQVFLFAFFISAEFSLLTVMCYDRYVSICKPLHYGTLLGSRACAHMAAAAWASAFLNALLHTANTFSLPLCHGNALGQFFCDIPQILKLSCSKSYLRELKVSVFTVSIAFGCFVFMVFSYVQIFRAVLRIPCEQGRHKAFSTCLPHLAVVSLFLSTIMFAHLKPPSISSPSLDLAVSVLYSVVPPALNPLIYSLRNQELKAAVWTLITGQFQKH; from the coding sequence atgtccaacagcagctccatcaggcacttcctcctgctggcattggcagacacgcggcagctgcagctcctgcacttctgcctcttgctgggcatctccctggctgccctcctgggcaacggcctcatcatcagcgccatagcctgcggccaccacctgcacatgcccatgttcttcttcctgctcaacctggccctcagcgacctgggctccatctgcaccactgtccccaaagccatgcacaattccctctggcacaccagcaccatctcctactcagcatgtgctgcacaggtgtttctgtttgcctttttcatttcagcagagttttccctcctgaccgtcatgtgctacgaccgctacgtgtccatctgcaaacccctgcactacgggaccctcctgggcagcagagcttgtgcccacatggcagcagctgcctgggccagtgcctttctcaatgctctgctgcacacagccaatacattttccctgcccctgtgccatggcaatgccctgggacAGTTCTTCTGTGATATCCCCCAgatcctcaagctctcctgctccaaatcctACCTCAGGGAACTTAAGGTTTCTGTTTTCACTGTCTCTATAGCTTTTGGCTGTTTTGTGTTCATggttttctcctatgtgcagatcttcagggctgtgctgaggatcccctgtgagcagggacggcacaaagccttttccacctgcctccctcacctggccgtGGTCTCCCTGTTCCTCAGCACCATCATGTTTGCTCACCTGAAGcccccctccatctcctccccatccctggatctggcAGTGTCAGTTCTGTACTCGGTGGTACCTCCGGCTCTGAACCCCCTCATttacagcctgaggaaccaggagctcaaggctgcagtgtggaCACTGATCACTGGACAATTTCAGAAGCATTAA